The stretch of DNA CGGCATTACTATCAAGGCGCAGAGTGTGTCGCTGAATTACAAGGCGCGCGACGGCAAAACCTATCTGCTCAACTTCATTGACACGCCGGGCCATGTCGACTTCAGTTATGAGGTATCACGATCACTGGCCGCCTGTGAAGGCGCGATCCTGGTGGTCGACGCAGCACAGGGGGTTGAGGCTCAGACGGTTGCCGTCTGTTATACCGCTATTGATCAGGAACTCGAAGTTTTGCCGGTTTTGAATAAAATAGACTTGCCTCAGGCTGAGCCGGAACGTGTTATTGCAGAAATTGAAGATATTATTGGTCTGGAAGCTCATCATGCCATTCATGCCAGTGCCAAAAGCGGCCTGGGCGTGGAAGAGGTTCTGGAAGCGCTTGTCAATCATATACCGCCTCCCACTGGCGAGATCGATGCACCTCTGCAAGCCTTGATCATTGACTCCTGGTTTGACAGTTATCTTGGTGTGGTATCTTTGGTGCGAATCGTCAATGGAAGCTTACGCAAGGGCGATAAGCTGAAAATTATGTCAACCGGGCGCAGCTATGAAGTAGATCAGGTAGGTATTTTCACACCTAAACGCACCAAGGTGGATGTGCTGCAGGCTGGTGAGGTAGGTTACGTAGTCGCTGGAATTAAAGAAATTCAAGGCGCACCTGTAGGGGATACCTTAACTTTGGAAAAGAATGCGGCGATAGAACCTTTGCCTGGGTTCCAGCGCGTGAAGCCGCAGGTTTATGCCGGGCTTTTTCCGATCAGCGCCGATGATTTTGAGGCCTTTCGCGAAGCACTTGCCAAGCTGAGTCTGAATGATGCCTCCCTCTTTTATGAACCTGAGTCCTCTGAAGCGCTTGGCTTTGGATTTCGTTGTGGGTTCCTTGGCATGCTTCATATGGAGATTATTCAGGAGCGTCTGGAGCGTGAATATAATCTTGATTTAATTTCAACAGCCCCGACCGTGGTTTATAAAGTAGAAACGACCAAGGGTGAAACGGTGATGATTGATAATCCATCCCAGTTGCCAGCTTCTCCCCAGGTCAAGCAAATGTATGAACCCATCGTCAGAGCAAATATTCTGGTCCCTCAGGATTATCTGGGGCAGGTGATAACGCTTTGTGTCGAACGTCGCGGTGTTCAGGTTACTATGATGTATAGCGGGCGTCAGGTTTCGGTAACTTATGACATACCGATGAGTGAAGTAGTTTCCGACTTTTTTGACCGCTTGAAATCCGTTAGCCGTGGTTATGCTTCGCTGGATTACAATTTTCTCAGATTCGAGCCGGCCGACCTCGTTAAGATGGATGTCATGATTAATGGCGAGCGGGTGGATGCCCTGGCCGTTATTGTGCATCGCAGTGCTGCTTACAGCCGAGGAAAAGCCCTGGCTGAAAAAATGCGGGAGTTGATTCCAAGACAAATGTTTGATGTGGCAATTCAGGCTGCTCTGGGTAATCATATTATTGCCCGCCAGACAGTCAAGGCTTTGAGAAAGAATGTGACTGCTAAATGTTATGGTGGGGACGTGTCTCGTAAGCGCAAACTGCTGGAAAAGCAAAAGGCAGGTAAAAAGCGTATGAAACAGGTCGGTCATGTGGAAATTCCCCAGGAAGCATTCATGGCAGTATTTCAAACGGACAGGAAAAAATAATTCCTTAAATGTAGCTATCTCGCAGGAACTGAACTATGAATTTTGCATTGTTGCTGGTTGTACTTTCTCTCATCAGTGGCTTGATTTATTTGCTGGATATTTTGTTTTGGCAAAAAAAACGCTCGGCGGGAGAAAAGCCCAATAAGATAATTGAGTATTCACGCTCTTTTTTTCCTGTTTTTTTTATTGTTCTGTTACTGCGCTCATTTTTAGTCGAGCCATTTCGCATTCCCTCCGGTTCCTTGGAGCCCACATTGCTGGTGGGCGACTTTCTTGCCGTTAACAAGTTTGCTTATGGACTTCGCATACCTGTGTGGGAAAAGAAAGTCATTCCTGTTTCAAATCCGAAAACCGGTGAAATTGCGGTTTTTCGCTGGCCTCCCAATCCTGGCTTTGACTACATCAAGCGTGTGATTGGTGTTCCGGGCGATACAATTAGCTACCATAACAAAGTGTTAACGATTAACGGCAAGCTAATGAAGCAGTCCTTTGTCGAATATACTACCGATGAGAGTTCTGGAAAGGCTGTAGCGAAATACCAGGAAAACTTAAACGGTGTAAATCACGATATATTTATTCGCCCTGATGTGGCGGCAACTGATTTTGAAGTGACCGTTCCCGCAGGACAATATTTTATGATGGGCGACAATCGGGACGATAGTGCTGATAGTCGTTTCTGGGGGTTTGT from Legionella quinlivanii encodes:
- the lepA gene encoding translation elongation factor 4, yielding MSDLSRIRNFSIIAHIDHGKSTLADRFIQICGGLSDREMAEQVLDSMDIERERGITIKAQSVSLNYKARDGKTYLLNFIDTPGHVDFSYEVSRSLAACEGAILVVDAAQGVEAQTVAVCYTAIDQELEVLPVLNKIDLPQAEPERVIAEIEDIIGLEAHHAIHASAKSGLGVEEVLEALVNHIPPPTGEIDAPLQALIIDSWFDSYLGVVSLVRIVNGSLRKGDKLKIMSTGRSYEVDQVGIFTPKRTKVDVLQAGEVGYVVAGIKEIQGAPVGDTLTLEKNAAIEPLPGFQRVKPQVYAGLFPISADDFEAFREALAKLSLNDASLFYEPESSEALGFGFRCGFLGMLHMEIIQERLEREYNLDLISTAPTVVYKVETTKGETVMIDNPSQLPASPQVKQMYEPIVRANILVPQDYLGQVITLCVERRGVQVTMMYSGRQVSVTYDIPMSEVVSDFFDRLKSVSRGYASLDYNFLRFEPADLVKMDVMINGERVDALAVIVHRSAAYSRGKALAEKMRELIPRQMFDVAIQAALGNHIIARQTVKALRKNVTAKCYGGDVSRKRKLLEKQKAGKKRMKQVGHVEIPQEAFMAVFQTDRKK
- the lepB gene encoding signal peptidase I, giving the protein MNFALLLVVLSLISGLIYLLDILFWQKKRSAGEKPNKIIEYSRSFFPVFFIVLLLRSFLVEPFRIPSGSLEPTLLVGDFLAVNKFAYGLRIPVWEKKVIPVSNPKTGEIAVFRWPPNPGFDYIKRVIGVPGDTISYHNKVLTINGKLMKQSFVEYTTDESSGKAVAKYQENLNGVNHDIFIRPDVAATDFEVTVPAGQYFMMGDNRDDSADSRFWGFVSDEYLRGKAFLVWMSWNGKTDSLRWSKIGRFVN